In the genome of Nasonia vitripennis strain AsymCx chromosome 1 unlocalized genomic scaffold, Nvit_psr_1.1 chr1_random0012, whole genome shotgun sequence, one region contains:
- the LOC107981724 gene encoding uncharacterized protein LOC107981724, which translates to MEKVGELRSQLRAYRNASADEQTRADCFRADRELELFESYLRTTLDRRETHLLMARHHNSSSHPVLYDPQLPQLFVNNEPALRLFLRDIRYRVNKTALHKCLLDQGCTDFEIVSVKTKKSGSVATVLCNSLASSGAMQVKSCKKELVFTDPNGKQSHIKTKPDQFITQNALLPAQAIKRKTSILPDNLTRLFNQSDPVLTLWNYLSADDIFNLYIACHENSIFHRLGIPFDSSSIRYSGPNGLNQMLEDATTFTFRSISFSSNANVFETPFVNKFFKACANRCKNSTRRVGKHLVDLSAVAITRETIKILADHFAVHKLVLGKTPGGSEENLELEKLSTLSLYNNLHLSLKFLTKDCFSYLRTLRMVGCNEVPMDKLFSFVICNQRLEELVFTDSQSRNQHTVDLSVAAISGSNVLEKFQFNYSAAKTFRTHLIPDLIWNESKSIKSIDLENNTFFQKHANTLLSKLPNVQHVNILGLDIDQVLVLSSCEQILSIKINYEENLVSTLYSLIPTRVKSIEIVNLLGKKKTKAMDMFCIRDLFHSRDQLYIKLTNCKIAIPNNLVNYFAANHVQITRTSNTCEISKTPKET; encoded by the coding sequence ATGGAAAAAGTAGGCGAATTGAGATCTCAGCTCAGGGCGTATAGAAACGCCTCAGCTGACGAGCAAACTCGAGCAGACTGCTTCCGGGCAGACCGGGAGTTGGAACTTTTCGAGTCATATCTCCGAACAACACTCGACCGCCGGGAGACGCATCTCCTCATGGCCAGACATCACAACTCCTCTAGCCACCCGGTGCTCTACGATCCTCAATTACCGCAACTTTTTGTAAACAACGAGCCAGCGCTCCGACTGTTTTTACGCGACATCCGATATAGAGTTAACAAAACAGCTCTTCACAAATGTCTACTAGATCAAGGTTGTACCGATTTCGAAATCGTTAgcgttaaaacaaaaaaatccgGGTCGGTAGCGACAGTACTCTGCAACTCGCTCGCATCATCGGGCGCGATGCAGGTTAAatcttgtaaaaaagaacTCGTTTTCACTGATCCCAACGGCAAACAGTCACACATCAAGACTAAACCGGATCAGTTTATCACTCAAAACGCGCTGCTACCTGCACAAGCGATCAAACGGAAAACTTCCATCCTACCGGATAACCTTACTCGCTTATTCAACCAAAGCGACCCAGTGCTTACGCTGTGGAATTACCTTAGCGCGGACGACATTTTTAACTTGTATATAGCATGCCAtgaaaattcgatttttcatcGCCTAGGTATTCCTTTCGACTCATCTAGCATTAGATATTCTGGTCCGAATGGCCTAAACCAAATGCTAGAAGACGCAACGACATTTACCTTTCGTAGCATTAGTTTTTCGTCAAACGCAAACGTCTTTGAGACACCCTTTGTAAATAAGTTTTTCAAAGCATGCGCAAATCGTTGTAAAAACTCTACGAGACGAGTAGGCAAGCACCTAGTCGATCTCTCAGCGGTTGCGATCACTCGCGAAACGATCAAAATCCTAGCAGATCACTTCGCAGTCCACAAGCTTGTTCTCGGTAAAACACCCGGGGGCTCTGAAGAAAACTTAGAATTAGAAAAACTAAGCACGTTAAGCCTGTACAACAATCTACACTTATCACTTAAATTCCTAACAAAAGACTGTTTCTCGTATCTACGTACATTAAGAATGGTAGGGTGCAACGAAGTCCCCATGGACAAACTTTTTAGTTTTGTAATCTGCAACCAGCGACTCGAAGAGTTGGTATTCACCGACAGTCAAAGCAGAAACCAACATACCGTAGACTTAAGCGTAGCAGCGATTTCGGGAAGTAACGTGTTGGAAAAGTTTCAATTTAATTACTCAGCTGCAAAAACCTTCCGAACTCACTTGATCCCAGACTTAATCTGGAACGAGTCGAAGTCTATCAAATCCATCGATTTAGAGAACAACACTTTCTTTCAAAAACATGCCAACACCTTGCTTTCCAAACTGCCTAATGTACaacatgtaaatattttaggATTAGATATCGATCAAGTCTTAGTTCTAAGTAGCTGTGAGCAAATCTTGTCAATCAAAATTAACTACGAAGAAAACCTAGTTAGCACGTTGTATAGCTTGATTCCGACTAGAGTCAAGTCTATAGAAATAGTAAACTTACTAGGTAagaaaaaaaccaaagcgatgGACATGTTCTGCATTCGCGACTTGTTCCATTCTCGAGATCAGCTTTACATTAAGCTCACCAATTGCAAAATAGCAATTCCGAATAATCTCGTCAACTACTTTGCGGCGAACCACGTTCAAATTACGCGAACAAGCAACACGTGCGAAATCAGCAAAACACCAAAGGAAACTTAA